Proteins encoded within one genomic window of Eleutherodactylus coqui strain aEleCoq1 chromosome 1, aEleCoq1.hap1, whole genome shotgun sequence:
- the LOC136585877 gene encoding lamina-associated polypeptide 2, isoforms alpha/zeta-like, producing the protein MIREELQASMASLPQAQPGPSRVPKRPRQTESASSISGESLELLSEGELEDPPVPIEDEKKYYFSSSDIAHLIKAVRETMQIEEDNPPRTIQDEMFGGLRSRRKIMFPVNQTLQQVITDEWQEPEKRITVPKEIRNRLAFATEDVRLYRETPKVDIQIAKVAKKTLLPFEDTSQLSDPMDKKIDGLMKKAWEATSLTIEANIASTSVARSMTLWLNRLEASIKDRAPREELASCLPLLKMATAFLADASAETVRYGAKTGVLSNSARRALWLKTWAADITSKNKLCAIPFQGEYMFGPVLDKILEKVGDKSKTLPDRQPFRKPSFPKRTRQPPPEVKGKGKTGRWSYPKGGRGAGKRKDGN; encoded by the exons atgataagggaagagctgcaggcttccatggcgtcccttccccaggcccagccaggtccgtcacgggtccctaaaagacctagacagaccgagtcggcgagttcgatctccggtgaatcgctggagctcctatccgaaggggaattagaggacccaccggttcccatagaagacgagaagaaatattacttctcatcaagcgacattgcgcacctcatcaaggcggtgagggaaacaatgcaaattgaggaagataacccgccgagaacaatccaggatgagatgtttggcggcctccgatctagaagaaagatcatgttcccagtcaaccagacgctgcaacaagtgatcacagatgaatggcaggaaccggaaaaaaggatcactgttccaaaagagatccgaaaccggctcgcattcgctaccgaggacgtccgcctgtacagggaaacccccaaggtggacatccagatcgcaaaagtggccaagaagaccctcttgcccttcgaggacacctcccagctatccgatccgatggataaaaaaatcgacggattaatgaagaaagcctgggaggcaacatccctcaccatcgaggctaacatagcctcaacctcagtggctagatccatgacgctctggctaaacaggctagaagcctccataaaggatcgggcccccagagaggagttggccagctgtctccccctcttaaaaatggctaccgccttcctggctgacgcatcagcggagacggtaagatacggggcaaaaaccggagtcctcagcaactcagcgagaagggcactatggctgaagacttgggccgcagacattacatccaaaaataagctctgcgccatccccttccaaggggaatatatgtttgggcccgtcctggacaaaatcctggaaaaagtcggcgacaagagtaaaaccctgcctgacagacaacctttcaggaaaccatccttcccgaagaggacgcgccagcctcctcccgaagttaaagggaaagggaagactggaagatggtcgtaccccaagggaggtcggg gggctggcaaaaggaaagacggcaactaa